A genomic window from Synechococcus sp. CBW1107 includes:
- a CDS encoding glycoside hydrolase family 57 protein, producing the protein MATGTLALVLHAHLPFVRDSQPGSLEEDWYFQALLESYLPLLQVLEASRDDPSQHPCLSLGLSPTLLSLISDPVLSARFPDWLAQRQRLLRHAPSSHRAAASALADTLENTRQSWIASGGQLLHRFRQLQQDGVLDLLTCAATHGYLPLLRHSPEAVRAQLINAVREHQRLLGERPLGIWLPECAYYEGLDLLLRQCGLRYSVLDAHGLLHALPRPRYGVYAPICSPAGIAFFARDGAATLPVWSASEGYPGDGAYREFHRDLGWDLPEAELHAHGITSSRPLGLKLHRVSSQGSPLDQKLPYEPKAAASRTMEHASDYLAGRSEELASLAAAMARPPLLVAPFDAELFGHWWYEGPLFLAELFRQGPAAGVAFSSLRGALEREEPLQICRPSPSSWGQGGYHHYWLHQSNAWVVPEWHRASAAMVKQVNRGVASERQRRLLTQAGRELLLAQSSDWSFILRAGTTTTLARERIHRHLDRFWRLMHAIDTGADLPEGWLEAIEAEDGLFPQLNAADWASVSAQPPSPPDERPLTHA; encoded by the coding sequence ATGGCCACCGGCACCCTGGCCCTGGTCCTTCATGCCCATCTCCCCTTCGTCCGGGACAGCCAGCCGGGCTCCCTGGAGGAGGACTGGTACTTCCAGGCCCTGCTCGAGAGCTATCTGCCGCTGCTCCAGGTGCTGGAAGCCAGCCGGGATGATCCCAGCCAGCACCCCTGCCTCAGCCTCGGGCTCTCGCCCACCCTGCTCAGCCTGATCAGCGATCCCGTGCTGAGCGCGCGCTTCCCCGACTGGCTCGCCCAGCGTCAGCGATTGCTGCGTCACGCCCCCTCCAGCCACCGCGCCGCCGCCAGCGCCCTGGCCGACACCCTGGAGAACACCCGCCAGAGCTGGATCGCAAGCGGCGGTCAGCTGCTGCACCGCTTCCGCCAGTTGCAGCAGGACGGGGTGCTCGACCTGCTCACCTGCGCCGCGACCCACGGCTACCTGCCGCTCCTGCGCCACAGTCCCGAAGCCGTGCGAGCCCAGCTCATCAATGCCGTGCGGGAGCACCAGCGCTTGCTGGGGGAGCGCCCGCTGGGCATCTGGCTGCCGGAGTGCGCCTATTACGAAGGTCTCGATCTGCTGCTGCGGCAGTGCGGCCTGCGTTATTCCGTTCTCGACGCCCATGGCCTGCTGCATGCACTGCCCAGGCCTCGCTATGGGGTGTACGCGCCGATCTGCTCGCCTGCGGGCATCGCCTTCTTCGCCCGCGATGGCGCCGCCACCCTGCCGGTGTGGTCGGCCTCGGAAGGATATCCAGGGGATGGCGCCTACAGGGAGTTTCACCGTGACCTGGGCTGGGATCTGCCCGAAGCCGAGCTGCACGCCCATGGCATCACGAGCTCACGGCCCCTGGGGCTGAAACTGCACCGGGTCAGCAGCCAGGGCTCGCCACTCGATCAGAAATTGCCCTACGAACCGAAGGCAGCGGCCAGTCGGACCATGGAGCACGCCAGCGACTACCTGGCCGGCCGCAGCGAGGAGCTGGCGTCCCTCGCCGCGGCCATGGCACGCCCCCCCCTGCTGGTGGCCCCCTTCGACGCGGAGTTGTTCGGCCACTGGTGGTACGAGGGGCCCCTGTTTCTCGCCGAACTGTTTCGCCAGGGGCCTGCCGCTGGCGTGGCATTCAGCAGCCTTCGCGGAGCCCTCGAGCGCGAGGAGCCCCTGCAGATCTGCCGGCCGTCCCCCTCGAGCTGGGGGCAGGGTGGGTATCACCACTACTGGCTCCACCAGAGCAATGCCTGGGTGGTGCCGGAATGGCATCGGGCTTCCGCGGCGATGGTCAAGCAGGTGAATCGCGGCGTGGCCTCGGAGCGCCAGCGGCGGCTGCTCACCCAGGCGGGTCGGGAGCTGCTGCTGGCTCAGAGCTCAGACTGGAGTTTCATCCTCCGGGCCGGCACCACCACCACTCTGGCCCGGGAGCGGATTCACCGCCATCTCGACCGTTTCTGGCGGCTGATGCATGCCATCGACACCGGCGCGGACTTGCCCGAGGGCTGGCTCGAGGCCATCGAGGCCGAGGATGGTCTGTTCCCCCAGCTGAACGCGGCGGACTGGGCCAGTGTCAGCGCCCAGCCACCCTCTCCACCCGACGAGCGCCCCCTCACCCATGCCTGA
- a CDS encoding universal stress protein produces MKAVHGAVAFAKEMGARITFFNARSVLPVSMVGTGTMLDAGTLEHLSLVARENAERILAEAQAVAESAGVPCSSEGVINDLPHEAIIEAAARHGCDLIFMASHGRRGLSGLLLGSQTQRVLIHADLPVLVFR; encoded by the coding sequence GTGAAAGCCGTTCACGGAGCCGTGGCCTTCGCCAAGGAGATGGGTGCGCGCATCACTTTCTTCAATGCCCGCAGTGTTCTGCCGGTGTCGATGGTGGGAACCGGAACGATGCTGGATGCCGGCACGCTGGAGCACCTCAGCCTCGTGGCGAGGGAAAACGCCGAACGGATTCTGGCTGAGGCCCAGGCCGTGGCCGAGAGCGCCGGGGTGCCCTGCAGCAGTGAGGGGGTGATCAACGATCTGCCCCATGAGGCGATCATCGAGGCGGCCGCTCGCCATGGCTGCGATCTGATCTTCATGGCCTCCCATGGACGCCGCGGCCTCAGCGGCCTGTTGCTGGGCAGCCAGACCCAGAGGGTGCTGATCCATGCCGACCTGCCGGTCCTGGTGTTCCGTTGA
- the crtL gene encoding lycopene beta cyclase — MTLPAAAADVLVLGAGPAGLAIASELVSLGLRVTGLAAGDPASPWQNTYGIWAPELDQLQLSHLLEHRWSNCVSYFGADPVALSHDYGLFDRAKLQDHWLGRCSGMDWKRGLAAELIHDPQGSQVTTRQGEVIRARLVIDTTGHDPVFVRRPVLGPVAVQAAYGIVGFFTAAPVPPGQFVLMDYRSDHLSPEEREGPPTFLYAMDLGGGRFFVEETSLALAPPVPIEVLRGRLLRRLAHRGVAVLQVEHEERCLFPMNLPLPDLSQRVLGFGGAASLVHPASGYMVGSLLRRAPGLAAAIAAALARPDQSAAQVAEIAWGALWTPELVRKHGIYQFGLEKLMRFSERDLRQFFTTFFALPEREWYGFLTNTLSLGELVAAMVRLFAQAPADVRWGLMQPKGREAALLWRAVRG, encoded by the coding sequence CTGACGCTTCCCGCCGCCGCGGCCGATGTGCTGGTGCTCGGGGCCGGTCCGGCAGGGCTGGCCATCGCCAGTGAGCTCGTCTCCCTCGGCCTGCGGGTCACAGGGCTGGCCGCAGGCGATCCAGCCAGCCCATGGCAGAACACCTACGGCATCTGGGCTCCCGAGCTGGATCAGCTCCAGCTCTCCCATCTGCTGGAGCATCGCTGGTCGAACTGTGTCAGTTATTTCGGTGCCGACCCTGTGGCTCTCAGCCACGATTATGGCCTGTTTGATCGCGCGAAACTCCAGGACCACTGGCTGGGGCGCTGCTCCGGCATGGACTGGAAGCGGGGACTGGCCGCTGAGCTGATCCACGACCCGCAGGGGTCCCAGGTGACCACCCGGCAGGGGGAGGTGATCAGGGCCCGCCTGGTGATCGACACCACTGGCCACGACCCCGTCTTCGTGCGCCGGCCGGTCCTGGGGCCCGTGGCTGTACAGGCGGCCTACGGGATCGTGGGCTTCTTCACGGCAGCTCCGGTACCACCGGGCCAGTTCGTGCTGATGGACTATCGCAGCGATCATCTGAGCCCGGAGGAGCGCGAGGGTCCGCCGACCTTCCTGTACGCCATGGACCTGGGCGGGGGGCGCTTTTTCGTGGAGGAAACCTCCCTGGCCCTGGCACCGCCGGTGCCGATCGAGGTGCTCCGGGGTCGCCTGCTGAGGAGGCTGGCCCACCGGGGCGTGGCGGTGCTGCAGGTGGAGCATGAGGAGCGCTGCCTGTTCCCGATGAACCTGCCCCTGCCCGACCTCAGCCAGCGGGTGCTGGGCTTTGGAGGGGCCGCCAGCCTGGTGCACCCCGCTTCGGGCTACATGGTGGGCTCGCTGCTGCGGCGCGCTCCAGGCCTGGCGGCTGCCATTGCCGCCGCCCTGGCCAGGCCTGATCAGTCCGCCGCCCAGGTGGCCGAGATCGCCTGGGGTGCCCTCTGGACCCCGGAGCTGGTGCGCAAGCACGGCATCTACCAGTTTGGCCTGGAGAAGCTGATGCGTTTCTCGGAGCGGGACCTGCGCCAGTTCTTCACCACCTTTTTCGCCCTGCCCGAGCGGGAGTGGTACGGATTCCTGACCAATACCCTCAGCCTCGGCGAGCTGGTGGCGGCGATGGTGCGCCTGTTCGCCCAGGCACCGGCCGATGTGCGCTGGGGGCTGATGCAACCGAAAGGGCGCGAAGCCGCCTTGCTCTGGCGGGCCGTGCGGGGTTAG